The Streptomyces sp. P9-A4 genome contains a region encoding:
- the galE gene encoding UDP-glucose 4-epimerase GalE, with product MSTETKKYLVTGGAGYVGSVVAAHLLERGHRVTVLDDLSTGFAEAVPAGAEFVEGRVQDAAKWLDGTYDGVLHFAAFSQVGESVARPEKYWENNVGGTMALLAAMRSAGVRRFVFSSTAATYGEPETVPITETAPTAPTSPYGASKLAVDHMIGGECAAHGLAAVSLRYFNVAGAYGPLGERHAPESHLIPLVLQVALGEREAISVYGEDYPTPDGTCVRDYIHVADLAEAHVLALDAMTVGSVPAGEHLVCNLGNGNGFSVREVVETVRKVTGHPVPEITAERRPGDPAVLVASADAARERLGWTPSRPDLAAVVADAWAFARLRREEGSA from the coding sequence GTGAGCACGGAAACGAAGAAGTACCTGGTGACGGGTGGGGCCGGATACGTGGGCAGCGTCGTCGCCGCCCACCTCCTGGAGCGGGGCCACCGGGTCACCGTCCTCGACGACCTCTCCACCGGTTTCGCCGAAGCGGTCCCGGCGGGCGCCGAGTTCGTCGAGGGCCGCGTCCAGGACGCCGCGAAGTGGCTGGACGGCACCTACGACGGCGTCCTGCACTTCGCCGCCTTCTCCCAGGTCGGCGAATCCGTCGCCAGGCCGGAGAAGTACTGGGAGAACAACGTCGGCGGCACCATGGCCCTGCTGGCCGCCATGCGCTCCGCCGGGGTGCGCAGGTTCGTCTTCTCCTCGACCGCCGCGACCTACGGCGAGCCGGAGACCGTGCCGATCACCGAGACCGCGCCGACCGCGCCCACCAGCCCCTACGGGGCGAGCAAGCTGGCCGTCGACCACATGATCGGCGGGGAGTGCGCCGCCCACGGCCTGGCCGCCGTCTCGCTGCGCTACTTCAACGTGGCGGGGGCGTACGGCCCGCTCGGCGAGCGCCACGCGCCCGAGTCGCACCTGATCCCGCTCGTCCTCCAGGTCGCCCTGGGCGAGCGCGAGGCGATCTCGGTGTACGGCGAGGACTACCCGACCCCGGACGGCACCTGCGTCCGCGACTACATCCACGTCGCCGACCTGGCCGAGGCCCATGTGCTGGCGCTGGACGCGATGACGGTGGGCTCGGTGCCGGCCGGTGAGCACCTGGTCTGCAACCTCGGCAACGGCAACGGCTTCTCCGTGCGCGAGGTCGTCGAGACCGTACGGAAGGTCACCGGGCACCCGGTCCCCGAGATCACCGCCGAGCGCCGCCCGGGCGACCCGGCCGTGCTGGTCGCCTCCGCCGACGCGGCCCGCGAGCGGCTCGGCTGGACGCCGTCCCGGCCCGACCTGGCGGCCGTCGTCGCCGACGCCTGGGCCTTCGCCCGGCTCCGCCGCG